The genomic segment AGCTTGAgaatttatagaaaacaatcaTATTGTATGAATTGGATCCATTTGGATATGTTTCTAGGCTATATCCAATTGTTGCTTCCATAGAAACTCTACTCAAATGTGCTGAGAGAATTGATGCTGAAACATTTGGCAACTTTCAGCTTCTTTTGGCCAAtttaatatatgtaatatttcctacttgtctttctttttatcAGACCTTTTCTAACCTGGAATCCGAATTCAATATAGGGAGAGATTTAGTGCAGGAGTGGAGCAAACCACAACTCTGAGTGACTCTACTACTCCAAGAAGCACTACAGAGATGGTCACTAGCATTGTGCAGAGGTATGCTTCCGTACACAACGAGTTGACTTCAGATAGTTATCAGCAAGAAACTTCTACTAGTGATGAGCAGGAGAGTGAATCCCAAGTTAAGAATTTACCATCAGCCACACGTGAAGTCATTGAAAAAGTTCATGAAGAAACTTATGCGGTTTCGGATATCTCATGGCAAGGAACAAGCCTGCAGGATAGTTGTCAGCAAGAAACTTCTACTAGTACTGAGCATGAGAGTGAACCCCAAGTTGAGAATTCAGCATCAGCCACATCTGAAGTCAACGAAAAAGTTCTTGAAGAAACTTGTGCAGTTTCGGGTATCACATGGCAAGGAACACGCCTGCTGATTCAAATTTTTGATCCACCAGAAACTTCTGAAACAACACCACCCTTGAATGACTGGGATGAGAATGAGATAGGAGAGGAGGGGGAGGAGTATTTTGAACAAATCAATTATGATTGGTTTAGTGATATAGCTCGCCCTCGAAGTTATTGggaagataaaagaaaagcacGGTATGAAGAGAAGCTTGGTACTAGCTCAGACAATGATGAGATAAGGCAACTCCTTGAAAGGTAAGATAGTCTGCCTTGATTTCCTTATTtcattttccaataaaaaatcaCTAACAGCAGTTtccataaaataagaaatagacTGATTTACACGGTGCATAAATCTGATGCTTCACATTACAACTGCAGAGGAACAGTCTCAAATTTTCTTGCTAGTGACTTAAGAGACAGAATAGACCAATTGATGATGTCTCATGCACAAAGACAAGCCAGTCAAGAAGATGAAGAACTAGAAGAGGATAGTCAGGAGAGAATGGGACAGCTGATGTTGTCTTACTTCCAAAGGCACTTACACCCAGCAGGCAgtcaagaagaagaacaagagcatgaacaagaacaagaacaagaactgGATGGAAGAAGTGAAGTAGAAGAGACAATAGAAGAAGAATGCATATCAGAAGAAGGAAGCCCATCTAGCCATCAATATATGGAAGCCACTGACTATTTTGATCAATCCTCACCATCTCAGCATTCTCCGTATCCGTCTAGGTCATGGAATTACAGTGATGATAATGAAGTTGCTGATTTTTGTGAACAGGCTCAAACTACACCTTTGCACCTACCTCTTCCACCTCAAGCTTCCAATCAAGATAGGCGTTACTCTTCCTCTAAAAGTCATTCATCACTTGTGAGTTTTTTCACTATACAGTTTGAAGTTACCTTCTTCGCAGGTTCTTAAATAACTTAATGAGGAAAGAAATAACACTCTAAACGATCAGGAAATGGAATTCGTGTACGATTTAAAAGGCCATATGGAGCAACTTCAGCGTGAAATGTCAGAACTCCGAAAATCAATTCAGAGCTGCATGGAAATGCAAATGAATTTGCAGAACTCCTGGAAGGCGCGGGAAGTATATCCAGGTGAGCTGAGAAAACTAATcccatttaaaataatttaatcaacctaatattgtatcatatataatttttaaatgggGGATTGCTTTACATTTACTACAAAtatttgcttcatttttttttctgggcaCTGGTCATGCAAGAGGGTATTACTAGGTAGTGTATTCAACAGTAAACCTTAATCTTCTGTAACTTGGAGGTGGTTGTGAAAGAAGAAGTGCCGTCCTTAATCTTTTCTGcgtatttcaatatatttctttattacTATGCTGTTTAAGAATGACCAGTTAAACTATTCAAGTCTGAAATTATTGATACAGTTCAAGGGAATGGAAAGAATTCGCCTGATAGGAGACCAAACAAACGTAGCTGCTGTATCTGCTATGGAAAGCAGGTCGACTCTTTTCTGTATAGGTACTTGCTTGTGAAACCCTTTGTCATTTTGAACCTTCATTGCTACTCTCTTCAGTATCATGAGCTGCATTAATAGCCTGATATGATGCTGATATGTTTCAGATGTGGGCATATGTGCACCTGTCTCAAATGCGCCCACGGGCTGCGGCAGGGCAGTGGAAAATGTCCAATTTGTCGAGCTCCAATATTGGATGTCGTGCGAGCATTCCTGGATTCATAGTGAACTGGTGAACGAGTTCTTGCTCTAGAGGACCGTCTTTTTCATATAACTTAACGCATTTGATGCTGACTTTGTAAAAAGGCAAATCTTTTTACTTTGCTTCTTTCACCTCATTGGATCAATATAACCATCTAATCTTTGTAGTCACAATTAATATCTGATCGATACTGTCTCTCCTTTTCAAATTTACGCTGTAAATGCTTTTGAGTAGTAAAATTTAACAGTCTCAGTAGGCTGTTGTTTAATTTACGAAggcttcttcctcttcctcttcctcttcttcttcttcttcaatgtgCTGTCTTTTAAATAGTATTATGGCTATAACAGTCCAAGTTAGCTAATGGAGAGAAATTTATTCATGGACTCATAGTGTGTTGGCTATGGTGGAAAACTacgacaacaacaataataatattgttgGCTAAGTTACTAGCTTGTGTGTGGTCAAAACAACACCATTATACAATCTCTTAAAGGGAAAAACAGACCGGCAATTTTCTGTAGAATAACATAAacagcaaagaaaaaaacacggCAGAAACTTaacactccttttcttttctttcttctttctttttctctcataCATGTCCAGAACATTCAGCcataaatatatacaaaaaaacaacacatcTCAGCTTTACATTTGTTCATCTTAATCATCTTTTAATCTAACTCTAATTACTTAATTTCTCTTAACACAAGTTAACTAACTAAAGTCAAGGTTAAATAGTTGTCACAATAACTTAACTAGTTACAGCATATTAACCTTAACATTCTTCCCTTTAATATGTTGAACTTGAACTCGTAGTGCATTTCTCAGCTTTTGAAATTTATCCTTTggcaatatttttataaagatatcAGCCTCCTGCTCCTCTTATTTGCAGAACTCCATATCAACCTCTCCATCCTAAATTGCTTCATGAATGAAATGATGTTTAAGTGAATGTGCTTGGTTCTACTGTAAAAAACTAGATTCCTTGTCATTGTTATAGCTGATTTATTGTCACAAAACAATGTTGTTgtatcttcttgtttttctcctcATATCCTTCATAATTCTTCTCAACCAAATAGCTAGCAGAGTAGCTAAATCAGCTGCAACATATTCAACTTCATCAAACGATTGAGCTACTGATTATTGCTTCTTCGAACACCAAGCAAACACACCTAAACCAAGAGAAAAACATAGTCTAAAGTACTTCTCATATCATCACACATCctgtcacgacccgaatcccggatccatgaccggcacatagacaaggttccatacctatgcgaacccaaacttatacacaaacttatcctaacttaatcagagttcaacgcagcattaataacaaaatcaacttcataatataattgaattgtcttaatacaagagttaatataattcatagttttggagcactaacttgACATAAAAGGAAGGTACAAATTACAACCAAAAAACAGGTTCGGAAGGTTCAACAAAAGtaacctgctatcaagctataagcctgaaaaggataaataatgagatggtgagttcaacaactcagtgagtagataacgttcaatatacacacacgaggtaataaaacaatgagaaatatatatacaagtatggctttaggttcttatggaaatgtttctcaaattggccataacaagaatgtcatatggtaaaactcgttagaaaatcaaaatgcaatgagcatgaggccccgtactgtgggatgatcagtccacacaggttggtgactcccccgaccaactagggttcagatacgatgtgcataAAGACTAACACTAtcctgttagcatgggtattctgactgacataccataggttcataatcataatcaaacagacatattcatatctcaaggctcaactcatgacatcaatcaaatgaggagctatcaattcagaagtcaattcaaaatatatactggttcatatcaagaattcagattcaacaattgatcatgctttatcgtaataaggataataatcaacatatatattatcaagaagcatgatccaattcatattagcaaatcaaatatttataatatttctcatgcatatgaaaaattatccactcacctgactcgaaagcaacAAAATTCAAAGCTGATATCAAACgaaatcctactgacgtcccgccggtagaatatcaggattatctgaatacaaaTGAGACGTAttcaagaatgactcaaaagaatatataacctatttaatacacttatctaagggtgtattgcataaccctatatatttttagactaaactagttatttttctcaaaaacccaaaatttaacagttttcccgaaatctaatccataataaaacaactaataaaattggcaataattcactaaataacccccaattattcatcaaaccaatctgcacaagctaatattacagctagggactagtctggaatttatcatatttttaagggtcaaattataatttttgtcaaattgaagggccaaactaaaaatatcataaattcattactatactgaaattctgaccataattagtcctcatttctgtccaaatcatctcattatactccaaggaccattctggaattttaccaaatttttagggtcaaattgtaatttttgtcaaattggaggaccaaattgaaagtgttaaattttcatatctatacagtaattctgcccataattcatatgttattctgtttAGAATCTCGGAATATGCTCCAGTGAccaatttgtaatttttcaaagtttggggactaaactgtaattttccaaaattgagggaccaaaccaaaattttgtcatattcaacctcaaacccagaattctcacagattacctactgttcttgccaaatttctaactcaacactcaccatttacacaattcataactcaaaatcatcacaatCTTTCATAatcaactcattaatcaattaCCCATAACAATCAACCTTataacattcaatttaattcatcaattaaacccaaaatataaattttcaaaaccctaacattaatcaaaactgaaattaagTTCAATTAACATACATTTATACATTTAATAACCTAAATGTTACATTTAAACTTATTATCTTCAACTCCTTTCTATTTCCCTTCTaattccctcttttctcttcttcctcttctttctcccttctctcttgccgtttctctctcaaattttcagatctctcttttgttttttgtttttttccttctctctatttatatttatcaactattGTTCAATTACCACACTACCCCTCATTTAACTTATTCCTACATCTATGACTTCAAGGGCTTTCTAGCCTTTTCCTATCcctttaattcaaaacattacacaTCCACCTCAATCACCATCTAAAAACACAATCAACTTCAGCTTAGGACTATCAAATTTGATGCCTTGAATGTATTTAAACACCTTTTAGCAGCTCCAATATAAAAGTGACTTAGAGAATtcatgaacataaaaaaacaaacttgctGCAAATATTACATCAGACCTTGTAGTTATCAAATACAATAAGTTCTCAatcaaacttttataaaaaaaatagcatccaCCTTTTTTCCTCTATCATCTTATATTAAATTTCCATTCACTATTAAAGGCACATTAACAAGTTTGCAACCACACATTCTgaattttttaaggattttattagcaatatattttttttgacaaatgaaaacaacaccATCATCTTAATAAATCTCAATACCCAAACAATGATGTAGTAGCCTCTTATAATTCATCTCATATCTTCTCATCATTTATTTCATAAACTCTTTAATCTATCCTCCATTACTACTCActaaatcatcaatatataatacAACAATAAGAACATCACTCTCACCTTGTTTCTTCACATATAAAGTGGCTCACTTTTGCTTCTCTCGAACCCATGTTGAATGAAATAGCTATTAATTTGGTTGTACCAAGTTCTTGAGGCTTGTTTTAAGCCATATAATTCCTTGTTCAACAAATACACCTTATCTTCTTTTCCATGAACTACAAAACCTTGTGGGTGTTACATATAGAATTCTCCCTTCAACTCCCCATTTAAAAAGGTTGACTTTACATCAAACTGGTATAACAACCAGCCTTTATGAGCTATATGTGCAATGAGTGCTCTAGTGGTATCCAAACAAGCTaccaaagcaaaaattttatagACATCGATTCCAGACAGTTGAAAATAATCTTTAGCTATCaatcttttcttattcttttagaaCCATCTTGATGATGCTATAAATCCACTTtacattaataacttttttgtccggatttgtatcttacagtgtaaatatacaacccaatatttatacaaaattgattaaaaaaaacatgcaagaaaatcataatttttttaaaggactttagaattttttttggaattttttcattttttataatatatattattatattattattattattattattaaatatattgggtTGGGCCCGACCCGCCAACTAGGTTGGGCCCATCCTTGTTGGGCTGAATTGACCAGAAAGCATGGACCAAAGTCAGCCCAACAAATCTCTTTTTTGGGTTCTGGGCTAGGTCGAGACAGGTCCAACACAACTCAGTCACTGGCCCAACCTAGTGACTAAGATGCATGAACAAtgcgtgaattataattctcgTTCCATTGTTTAAAGACAGTGAAACctttagaagaagaagagagggggAAATTGACCTGGTGTTGAAGGAGCTGTTGGTCTGGGAGTTGGTCGACGAGAGGTTGATGGCAGTCATTCATGGAGGAGCCGGCATGGTAGTTTGTTGTTACTGGTGctggagaaagaagaaaaaaccgacaaaggagagagaaaagttaGCATGGTGATTCCTGATGTGGAGATAGCTGGTTGGCGGTCATGCTACTGACTTGTGAGGGAGATGGTGGTAGTTAGTGGCTGGAACGACGGAGAGTGGGAGAAAAAAATGGCAGAATTACTAGTAGGAAAAGCTAGTTTTTTGCCAACTTTAGACCTGAATTTCTTGATGCTAAGGCCATGAAATCCACCCCTATTTATAGGGGGTGGAAGAGGGATGTTTTGTCTTTAATTGTGTCAAATATTGGCCCTTGGTTCTACTGGGAAAGATCTCAACCATTGGCTCACAGCAGACACCATGAAATGTCAAATTTGTCACTTGAAGATTGTTTGAGTTAGCCTCTTTAGGCCGGCGCCATGACCTCTGTAATGTCAATCTGCCAAAAAGGACCACACTGGCGTGTAGTCAAATGTCAGGTGATCATTTTGATTCAAGTGTTGTCAAATTTGATGGAGGTTAAAGGCATTAAATACACCTACAAATTAGCCTTCTTGAGCTgtcatttcatataaaattaaaagagaagatgAATAGTAACAATGATGTTTTGGTAAAGTTTATTTTAGTCCTTCGATTGCTAATTtatctcatatatattttttattggcttCAAACTTTAAATTTCATACAATTTGATCTctagaaaacttcaattttagCCCTAGATTTCAacgtctttttcatttttatccttgatCTCAGATTTCTTCCATTTACCCCCTTATTgatcattaaactttcaatttccttcaatttcacccccgaTTTTAATCAATTGAACCCCTGTAGTTTAACACTTTTTGCAGATTGGTTCTTGGTtgtgatatttttcaatttaacctctaattgaccacaaaactttaatttcttgcgattttacccctgatttcaatcaattgacttggtaaaaattaaatttgatctcttataattccaatcttctcaataaaactcaaattgagatcccaaacttaatttttcaccaattaagcccctaataaaattaatttgaccaatttaaagtataattaagtcattacacctaattaaatcctttaattagagccaaattaattctaaaacataattaatctttaatttggcccatgattaaatcaaattggcctattaaaattttaatttttatgcaaattcatccaataatcatttaatttgacattgaattgcATTGTTTCTTTGGTCTTGGGtataatagggtacaattaggttttgaatttcattcaaaattgcagcttgatttttctaTATGTTTGAAATCCTTCCCGGTTTGCTTTCTCCACAttgtcaagttttattttattatttttattttggaagaaaaaaatgaatttatggaATACCTTAAAAATTGATTATGACAATTGCCATAGTACCATTTTAAGAATTCTctctttagaaaaataaatgcgATTGAGTTCTAATTTGGACTAAAGCTCAATTGTgcaaaaatatttcatgacCAAATTGAGAAttcagaaaatatatattattccaATCCATAATTGGTGAAAAAGTCAACAATGCGTTATGTAAGAAAGCCACACGGTTTAGTTattgataatttgaagttaCTAGTTTAAGTTCAATTAGGATAGAGATGGGAATTTTCAATAAGTGGCCACAACAATAGGTCCCACAAGAAATCGGACAACCTCAGTGATCATGTTCGCGTTCTTTCGTGATAAAATCTGCTTTTAAgtttcagttttaaaatttgaaggaCACTTTGAATTTTCTGCTATATGATTGGCAAATTCCAACTATTTTGCATTGccagtcattaaaaaaaaatgacctaaaTTGATGCGTTTCTAAGATAAATTGGGAGAGCCAGACATATATAATGTTAATAGACAACATTCAGGCCTCAAATAACTTGAGATTGTTGGGCAAAAAAATATTCTGGTTGCAGATACAGCCATGACCTAGCAAAACTGTGATGATGAAGGACCGTACACATACGGTCCCGATGAATTCAGAAGTTGCCAAGGACACCCTTTATATAGGGTCTAAAATCACTTGAATATACAATATGATAAGTCTCTGTCCTCAACAGTTATATTGAtctgtattttcttttataaatgatTTGGTAATTGTCAGACAGAATGCTGACACTGAGAGATGCCGGAACCACATTATCGACCTCTTGGGGCACTTTGGCCTCCTGTTAACTTGGAGAGTAAACAAATGGGACAAAGCCACCTGGCTCTTCCCTTTCAATAGGATCAAGATTGGCTTGTTACAGCTCATAAGACAGGACTATGTGCACTAatcttcatttagttttttcttttgtttttgggttaCTGTTTCATTGGAATTTGATGTGAGTTTCCAGAGGaattattgaagattaaattattaaagtATGGCTTGCATGCAGTGAAAGAAGATGATCTGCAAAAATATTGCTTGATCAACGATAACAGACCATGAATAAATCTTCAAAATTTCagcatggaaacaaaacattatCAAATTATTCCAGGTACATgtagatgaaaaattaaaagatgcgCTATAATTTCATAGATATTACATgggattaaaaataattagaccCTGTTATGTTGAGACAGAAATAAAACAGATGAAACCAGCTCCCGGTAATTAATTAGTACCCAGGTTGTAAGGTTTTGTGTCCCAAATTTCCTTTAGTGGGCATCATCATACATATTATTGGAGAGCATGTCGATTTCGAGGATGTCCCACCATAGATTAGCTTACTTAGCAACAAGATTGAGTTGCACTTTTCATGATCCCGTGACCAActgttttaattcaaaattgttGCGGATTGTTCGAGGACACAAGAAAAACTCAACATTTGGTTTTCACGAAGTACAATAATGCATTTTGGAAGGTTTTCTCTCTGAAGAAGACGTCAAGAAAGTGCTTATCAATACCAAGAAGAACTAATCTTAATATATGAAAACTATATGGTAGGGTTCCATGGCATTAACTTTCTCGGAAATAGAACAGGTCTGATAAGATAAATGTATGGAAACTGCATGAAAGTCTTCCATGTCATTCTTGGAAATAGAAACTCTCGTCGATTGCATGcaatagaattatatatatatatatatatataaacaatactGTCACTGATCGATGAGTTTGAACAATCCTGTGCCTCCCTATATCGTGGGCCAAAAGAAGAGCAACTTactgttaagaaaaaaaaaaggagcaactAGATTATGTATTCTTTCATTTGGCCAAACTTGCGATgccaaataattttcttttagaagGAAGATAATTTTCTGTATAAATCCTTTGAATTTGACTAGacagaattattattttttttccagaaatcGGGGAAGGGGTTCATATAATTGACTATTGACCCTCTTTTTGTCAAATCAATGAGAAAATCAGACGGCCTACCGTCTAAAACGTCGATAACCTTTTTCGCATGGAATTGTCTAAGAAATGTCTGTCGTTATTGATGCAAGTGTGCTAGAGAAGCACATGATTTGTTCCTCCTCTAATCACATTTCAACCGAGATGGCTACAAGgaatttgtaaataaatataCCAAATCATCCCAGATAATAGAGAGAAGCctcaaaatgtttttatacGCTCATGTTCTATTCATCagtttaatttacaaaaaacctaaattcattGCCACGTAATTATTGCTATTTTGACCGAGATTTTACTGGAATATCTTTTTTGTTCCTTCATTTATATATTCAAGATACACTGGGGAAAAAAGGGATTTCTATATCTTTAGAACCCTACCAATCCCACTGAAAAATATATGTACGCATTTCTGCTTTCATGAGGTcgtaaaatatgattttattataatcatTGTCATAAATACGTTGCACTGTATTACCATCTTGCTTCGTTTTTGTTTCAGAAGTCAAACACACATAACACTTTTAACAAATTCCGTATTGGTTTCACAGTatgtatacatacatatatattgtTGCGTGTGACCCTCGAAGGATTGTGTTTGAAGTTCTACCTACAGAATACACTGTAGAGGACACAGATGTTCGGGCCAATCATGTAATTGACCCAACAGAATAAACTGTAGATGATATCTAAGCATCAATTTTTGTCATTAATGATCCTAGCCTTATCATTGCTCAAGTCATGTGCGCTGTTAACAATTGCTTGAAAGCTCCAAGATGTAGATTGGGCATCAATGGTGGTTCTAGAGTGTTGATTGCTATTAAAGCAGCCCTAATCACTGGGATCCACAGCCTTCCGCGTGAACCCTTTCGCGTCAGTGTGTCCCAAATCCTATCCATGATGTTCTTCTTATCAAGGAcaggcaaaaaaattaaaaacttcttCAGGTTTTGATTCATCCAAGTTGGACATGTATAAAGGAGCTGTCTCTATATTAAAATATAGCCCAAATCACTAGCAacatcttcattttcttcaccAATTACTTAGGTTTAGAGCTTCCACGATCATATTGTGAATTCAGGCTCAAATTAGTTTACGAACAACCGATGTCACTAGATTGTTTTGGCTATTAAAGCAATCCAAATCTATGTGGAGCAATATTCTATCCAAAATCTTGCTCATGGTTCGCTCTTAAATTCGTTTCATTGCTACTACAGCCTCAAGTCACATGGTTATCTGGTGCCAATTTTGACAAATATTGTTCAATGTGTGAGCTTTCCTGGTCAGTACTGaagtataatatatatttctctGATGAGAAAGAAAGACCTCTGACCCCACTAATCCATTCCTCATGCATCTATATCAATGACACCATTGattaaaaatcaagtaaaaattaacttggaaGTCATGTTTTTTAGCAATAATGTTTGTGGAAATGTGGATATACCATCAAAGATTTTTGTATAGCCTAAGATAGTTGAACATATTCTCTCTTcaactacacacacacacacacagcaaATTGACTCCCTGCTAAAtagtattaaataaattcaatcatttattaattaaaacactCAAGGGTTTATGATCCAAAGTCTTGAAGTTCAAAttgttcaagaaaataataataagtctTCAAGTTCAATGAAGATGGTCCATTTGTCTCACAATTGAGATTTGGGACCATTTGACATGAATACTCATCGTCTCAAAAAGATAACGATTAAAATAAGACAAGCTGTTCTAAACAAAGATGACAACAAAATCTGCCATAACCATAAAACAAGGTCCCAGAAGATTTTAACCACTTTAATTTGATTAGTTCAACGGCTAAACTTAAGCTAATATCA from the Populus nigra chromosome 1, ddPopNigr1.1, whole genome shotgun sequence genome contains:
- the LOC133701112 gene encoding uncharacterized protein LOC133701112; the encoded protein is MASSQIEIASSSPFVCVLRDHNRHERCNRESNARAAAAAAFQKNLQGLVRENLHTCISVSSDCASNDNPRNHINTSIDDHHQDLRRLPANQDSIANNVNDSSTRRSKQARILDQWAAMQARQMVSTIERQSEEAGLLITSLKKSSPMQQNSQNSESSNRGASSLVQIWEARLHRSDACLNRSRSLNNSRTSSASSQTETALFSVEERIRQSDIADSTTKENNSRTSPASSHIETASSRAEERSRQSDIADSSTKEDTFVDCGTVKSAPSSIHFRDTDAGEPDKVKIVDIIRRLTSDGNDHDQKLNSAGDCLSRERRDSSGSDRTEQKVLPQVVNPPKIRGRQAFNDLLLQMEQERHRELGWLGERQAVSKFSQRGRIQSLLRLRFLHRSMAFEDQQRPRSSQSTTSCNGDRSQQGSTIMHLRERFSAGVEQTTTLSDSTTPRSTTEMVTSIVQRYASVHNELTSDSYQQETSTSDEQESESQVKNLPSATREVIEKVHEETYAVSDISWQGTSLQDSCQQETSTSTEHESEPQVENSASATSEVNEKVLEETCAVSGITWQGTRLLIQIFDPPETSETTPPLNDWDENEIGEEGEEYFEQINYDWFSDIARPRSYWEDKRKARYEEKLGTSSDNDEIRQLLERGTVSNFLASDLRDRIDQLMMSHAQRQASQEDEELEEDSQERMGQLMLSYFQRHLHPAGSQEEEQEHEQEQEQELDGRSEVEETIEEECISEEGSPSSHQYMEATDYFDQSSPSQHSPYPSRSWNYSDDNEVADFCEQAQTTPLHLPLPPQASNQDRRYSSSKSHSSLEMEFVYDLKGHMEQLQREMSELRKSIQSCMEMQMNLQNSWKAREVYPVQGNGKNSPDRRPNKRSCCICYGKQVDSFLYRCGHMCTCLKCAHGLRQGSGKCPICRAPILDVVRAFLDS